From a region of the Coffea arabica cultivar ET-39 chromosome 3e, Coffea Arabica ET-39 HiFi, whole genome shotgun sequence genome:
- the LOC140038340 gene encoding syntaxin-61-like: MKKAIVAGKESNGLSSSNVNGMRRELMRMPNSQQTDRSNQYVTQANDDLISSESDRQLLLIKQQDEELDELSASVERIGGVGLTIHEELLAHEKIIDDLGTEMEGTSNRLDFVQKKVGMVMKKAGAKGQFMMILFLLVLFIILFVLVFFT; encoded by the exons ATGAAGAAGGCAATAGTAGCTGGGAAGGAGTCTAATGGCTTAAGCTCTTCAAATGTAAATGGAATGCGTAGGGAACTCATGAGAATGCCAAATTCGCAACAGACGGACAGATCCAACCAGTATGTTACACAAGCTAATGATGATCTCATATCCTCAGAATCAGACAGACAGCTACTTCTCATAAA GCAACAAGATGAAGAGTTGGATGAGCTCAGTGCTAGTGTAGAAAGAATTGGTGGTGTTGGCCTTACGATACATGAAGAACTTCTTGCACAT GAAAAGATTATAGATGACTTGGGTACAGAGATGGAGGGAACATCAAATCGCCTTGATTTTGTTCAG AAAAAGGTTGGCATGGTAATGAAGAAGGCTGGAGCCAAGGGTCaatttatgatgattttgtTCCTTCTCGTTTTGTTTATCATTCTGTTTGTGCTGGTCTTTTTCACTTAG